In the genome of Sandaracinaceae bacterium, the window GTCGACGCGGCCTCACGCGACGAGCTGACCGCTCGGCTCGACGGCTTCGTGCACCGGGTCTACCGCGGCGAGCACCTCGCGACGCTGCTGGCCAACGCGGGGAGGGTGCGTCGCGAGGAGGGCTCGCTGGGCGCCTCGTTCGCGCGTCGGCTCGAGGCCCGGGGCGACTTTCGTGAGGCGCTCGCGGAGCTGGCCGACGACCTCCGCGGCCCGGACGCCGACCGCGGCCTGTCGCACCTCGTCCCCGACCCTCGGGCCGGCAGCGCGTGCAAGCGGCTGCTGCTCTACATGCGATGGATGGTGCGGCCGGCCGACGGCGTCGATCTGGGCCTCTGGCCCGTCTCGCCCGCGCACCTGGTGATCCCGGTCGACACGCACATCCACCGCATCGCCCGAAACGTGCGCCTGACGGAGCGGAAGACCGCGAGCTGGAAGACGGCCGAGGAGATCACCGCGCAGCTGCGTCGCTTCGATCCCGAAGACCCCGTCAAGTACGACTTCGCGCTCTGCCACCTCGGCGTCTCGCGGCAGTGCCCTTCGAAGCGCGATCCGGTGAAGTGCGGCGCGTGCGTGCTCCGCGAGGTCTGCCGCCATCAGCGCCGCAGGTAGCGCTTCAGCCGGCGGTCCCAGCGGGCGAGGACCTCGCGGTCCGAGAGCGCCGCGCCGCGCTCCACGCTCTCGCGCGAGACCTTCACCAGCCCGAGGTCGTGGAAGGCGCTCAGCGCGTTCTCGATCTTCTGGCGGGACAGCGCCTCCTCCAGCTCGATCTCGCCCGTCGCGAAGAGGCGGCGGCCCCGCGCGAGGGTCTGCTTCACCCAGTCCTTCTTCTTCGCTTCGCCCTGCGGGAGCGCGTCGAGGCAGAGCGCGGTCAGCCGATAGGACTCGAAGTAGCTCCGGAGGAGCTCCGCGTAGACGGGGACCAGGCTGTCCTCGACCGGGCGCAGGCCGTCGCCGTCGCGCTCGATCTCGCCCGCCTCGATCATGCGCCCCAGGGCGTCGTCGAAGATCTCGTCGAAGGTCGCGTCCGCCCGGAACATGAACTCGTACTTGAAGAGGCGCGAGAGGTTGGCGACGCGCTCCCGCAGCCGGTCCTCCAGCGGGCCGGCCTCCTCGCCGTTCGAGAGGGCCAGCAGCGCGGCCGAGATGAGCGCGCTGGGCACGAAGAAGCTGATCAGCGTGTTCTCGTGGTACTCGAGCGCGATCCGTCGGTCGCTCGGCACCGTCAGCACGTGCTCGCCCTCGACCTCGTCCGTCTGGACCAGCTTCGCGTCGGCGAAGAGCGCGATGGTCTCCTCGAGCGCGTCGGCGCGGAGCAGCGCGCGGGCCTCGCTGACCGAGAGCGGTTGCCCGGGCCGGTAGTCCGCGTCCCCCTCGATGACGGGCTTCGCGATCCGCGCGCCGAAGCGCGACAGCGCCGAGAGCAGCCACGCGGCCCGCTCGCGCAGGTCGTCCCGGGTCATGCCCCGCTTGCGGTGGCTCATGAGCGCGGTGGCGACCAGCGCGGCCGGCGTCACGGTGGTCACCCGGTCGATCTCGTGGGTGACGCGGTGCGCGATGCGGTTGATCAGCGCGCGGCGCTCGGCCGGCCGGAGCTCGCGCGGATCCTCGGTCTCACCCTCGCTCGGGTCGCCCCGGAGCCGGGCCGCCTCCGCGAGCAGCTCGTCCAGCTCGAAGATCTCCCCGAACTGAATGTAGAGCCGGCCGTAGCGGGACCTGAGCACGGTGGAGGTCCGCAACAGCCCGCCCACGCTCTCGGGCTCCTTCTCCCCGCCGCCGAGCTCGTGCGCGTACGCGCCCTGCTCGATCACGCGCTCGTAGCCGACCGAGATCGGCACGAAGCTCACCTTCGCGCTGGGCAGCTTCAGGCCCGCGTCGACCACCATCGAGAGCAGGCCGAGCTTGGGCGGCAAGAGCTTGCCCGTCCGGGAGCGGCCGCCCTCCATGAAGAACTCGACGTTCCAGCCCTCCACGAGGATCTTCCGCAGGTAGGCGTCGACGAGCGCGGTGTAGAGCCGCCGCCCGCGGAACGAGCGCCGGATGAAGAACGCGCCCGAGCGCCGCAGGAGCGGGCCGATGGGGAAGAAGGAGAGGTTGTCGCCCGCCGCGATGAGCGGGGGCGAGACGGCGTTCTGCGCCATCACGTAGCTCAGGACGAGGTAGTCGACGTGGCTCTTGTGCGACGGGAGCAGGATGATCGGCCCGCGCCGCGCCGCCTCCCGGACGCGCTCGAGGCCCTCCTGATCGACCACGAAGCCGTCGTAGATGCGTGTGAAGACCCACGTCAGGACGCGCGCGAAGAGGTTCACCGCGTTCGGGTCCATCATCGCGCAGAGCTTGCGGAGCTCCTTGTCCGCCTCTCGCTCCGCCTTCTCGATGGACATCTTGTGGTCGCGGGCGTGCCGCTCGATGTGCACGCGGACGCGCGGGCTGCGGATGAGCTCTTCGCGGATGCGCCCGGCCGTCTTCTTCGCCGGCCCGAGCACGATCTGGCGCTCGCGCTCCATGCGCCGGAGCACGGCGTAGCGGATGCGGTCGGCGGCCTCGGCGTCGGTCAGATCCTGGTGCTCGTCGAGGAACGCCGACAGGTCGAACGGCTCGCCGCTCCGGAGCTGCGCGTTCCGGTAGTTGAGCAGGAAGCGCAGGAACACGCGGAGCCGCCCCGGCCACTCGCTGGGGCCGAAGACCAGATCCATCAACGTGGGCTTCTTGTTGGGGGGCCGCTTGGTCCAGACGAAGGTCTGCGGCACGAGGAGGATCGGCCGGTCCACCTTGCGCGCCTGCTCGACGAGGGTCCGGATCAGATCGACGTCCAGCCCCTGGCCGGTGCGCTTCTCCCCGAGCGCGGGCGGCCGCCGCAGGAAGAGCAGGGCGCTCTCTTGCTCGTGGATGACCTTCGCGAGGGCCTCCTCCTGGGGCACCTGGCGCCGCAGCCGCAGTCGCCGACCACCTCGACCGAAGGGCTCGAGGATCCAGAGCCCGAGATCGTTGACGAAGCGGACCAGCGGGAGCCGGAAGCGCTTCACCAGGTAGTCCAGGCACAGGAAGTCGAGGACCGAGATCGAGCGCATCACGTAGACGACGATCCCGTTCGCGGCCGACTCGCGGACGTGATGGCTCCACTTCTCGTCGATCCCCATGTGCCGGAAGAAGCGCGCGTAGAGCCAGCGGAGCGCGCGGTTCGGCTCGAACGTGCCGGGCTCCGGCTGCTCCAGGGTGGAGAGGCCGGGGTCCTCGACCATGGGGCGGGGCGCCTCGCTCGGTCGCTGGCTCTGCGTGCGGGCTTCGTTCATGGGTGGCCGCGGTGTGGAGCGGCGACCGTAGCAACGTAGGCCCGAGGGCGGCCAGCCCCATCGAGCATCGGAGGCGCGCTCTCTGCTTGACAGTCCCAGGGGCCGCCGCTACACCACGCCGCCCATGCGCGCCGGGTCGTGCGCGCTCCATTTCGAGGCTTTTTCGATGCTCACGCATACAACTCGCGCCGTTACGACGGACGAAGTCGAGCGGAAGTGGCACGTGGTCGATGCCACGGACCAGCCGCTCGGTCGGCTCGCTTCCGAGATTGCGAAGGTTCTCCGCGGGAAGCACAACCCCGCGTTCACCCCGAACACCGACACCGGTGACTTCGTGGTGGTGGTCAACGCCGAGAAGGTGCGTTTGACGGGAAACAAGCTCAACCAGAAGCACCTCTACACCCACTCGGGCATCCCGGGCGGGTTGAAGTCGGAGTCGTACCGGCTCCTGCTCCAGCGCAAGCCGGAGATCGCCATCGAGAAGGCGGTCCGTGGGATGCTGCCCAAGACGAAGCTCGGTCGGAAGCTTCGTGCCAAGCTCAAGGTCTACGGGGGTCCGACGCACCCCCACGCGGCGCAAAAGCCCGAGCCGCTGAAGCTCTGAGAGGAATTCGAGAGTCATGCCCCAGGCGACGATTCATGGCCGTCCGTACGGCACCGGCAAGCGTAAGAACGCCATCGCCCGCGTCTTCCTCAGCCCCGGCGAGGGCACGGTGACGGTCAACGGCCGCACCTTCGAGGACTACTTCCCCCGCGAGGTGCTGCGCATGGTCGTGCAGCAGCCCTTCGACCTCCTCGAGGCGCGCGGCAAGTTCGACGTCCAGGCGACGGTCACCGGAGGCGGCGTCGCGGCTCAGGCCGAGGCGGTCCGTCACGGTATCTCCCGAGCCCTGCTGAACGTGGACGCGGAGCACCGCGGCACGCTCAAGAAGGCCGGCTTCCTCACGCGCGACTCCCGCAAGAAGGAGCGCAAGAAGCCCGGTCAGCCCGGCGCCCGCAAGAAGTTCCAGTACTCGAAGCGCTGATCGCGCTCGCCCGCTGACTTCCAATCGCCCCCCAGCCTTCGGGCTCGGGGGGCTTTCGCGTTTCCGTCGGTTGCGTCCGGCGGCCAAAGGAGGCAGAGACACGCCGTGCCGAACGTCAAAGCTGCAGTCGTCGGAGCGACCGGGTACACCGGCGCCGAGCTCGTCCGACTCCTCAGAGGCCACCCCGGCGTCGACCTCGTCTCGCTCGTGGGCAACTCCACCGCGGGCGAGCCCATCGCCTCGGTGCTGCCGAGCCTGGTGGGCCTCGTGGACGGTGAGGTCCAGGCGTGGAACCCCGCCGTGATCGCCGAAGAGGCGGAGGCGGTCTTCTGCGCGCTGCCGCACGGGGCGAGCGCCGAGAAGGTGGGGCAGCTCCGGGACGCCGGCTTGGTCGTGCTGGATCTGTCGGCCGACTACCGCCTGTCGAGCCTCGATGTCTATCGCCAGTGGTACGGCGAGCACGGCGATCCCGAGCGGGTGGGGCGCGCGGTCTACGGCCTGCCGGAGCTCCACCGCGCGGCCCTGCGAGAGGCCGATCTGATCGCGGTGCCCGGCTGCTACCCGACGGCGAGCATCCTCCCCGTCGCGCCGCTGCTGAAGGAGGGCGCGGTCACCGTGGACGGCCCGATCGTCATCGACGCGAAGAGCGGCGTGAGCGGCGCGGGCCGCGGCGCCAAGCCGCGCACCCACTTCCCCGAGACCGCGGAGAGCTTCCGGGCCTACGCGATCGCCGGACGGCACCGCCACACGCCCGAGATCGAGCAGGAGCTGTCCCGCATGGCCCAGCAGGCGGTGCGCGTGATCTTCTCGCCCCACCTCGTCCCGATGACCCGCGGCATCCTCTCGACGATCTACCTCCGGCCCAGCGCGGGGGTGAACGCGGTGCGCTGCACGGAGATCGCGCGCGCCTTCTACGAGGGATCGCCCTCGGTGCACGTGCTCGACCCCGATAGCAACCCTGATACCCTCTGGGTGCGCGGCTCGAACCGCTCGCTCGTCTCCTACACCGACGACGCCCGCAGCGGATGGGTCGTCGCGCAGGGGGCGATCGACAACCTCGTCAAGGGAGCCTCCGGGCAGGCGATCCAGTGCCTGAACGTGCGCTTCGGGCTCGAAGAGGGCGCGGGGCTCGGCGGCTCGGCGATCTGGCCCTGAAGCGATGGACAAGCCCGACGGTGCCATCCGCGTTCTGCACGTCTCGGACATCCACGTCGACGTGCCGCTCCGCCACGTGCCCCTCGGGGGCTGGGCCGGCAAGCGCCTCATGGGGGGCGCCAACCTCGTGCTCCGGCGCGGGAAGCACTTCCGTCGTGTCCGCGAGAAGGTGAAGGTTCTCGATCGTTTCTGGCGCGAAGCTGGAGTCGATCTCGTCTTGTGTACGGGCGACTACACCGTGCTCGGCACCGAGGCGGAGCTCGCCGCGGCGCGGGAGGTGATCGCCCCGCTCACCGAGGCCCCGCTCGGCTTCGTGACCGTCCCGGGCAACCACGACGTCTACGTGCCCGACGCGGTGGGCCGCTTCGAGCGCTTCTTCGGCGATCTGCTCGAGACCGATCTCCCGGACCTGAAGACCGACGGCGACTGGCCGATCGTCCGCCTCGTGGGTGACACGGTGGCGGTGGTGGCGGTGAACTCGGCGCGCCCCAACCCGCATCCCTGGCGCTCGAGTGGTCGCATCCCCGATCCCCAGCTCGACGCGCTGCCTGGTATCTTCTCTGATTCCAGGTTGGCGGGTCGGTTCGTCTTCGTGATCACGCACTACGCGCCCCGCCTCGCGTCGGGCAA includes:
- the argC gene encoding N-acetyl-gamma-glutamyl-phosphate reductase, coding for MPNVKAAVVGATGYTGAELVRLLRGHPGVDLVSLVGNSTAGEPIASVLPSLVGLVDGEVQAWNPAVIAEEAEAVFCALPHGASAEKVGQLRDAGLVVLDLSADYRLSSLDVYRQWYGEHGDPERVGRAVYGLPELHRAALREADLIAVPGCYPTASILPVAPLLKEGAVTVDGPIVIDAKSGVSGAGRGAKPRTHFPETAESFRAYAIAGRHRHTPEIEQELSRMAQQAVRVIFSPHLVPMTRGILSTIYLRPSAGVNAVRCTEIARAFYEGSPSVHVLDPDSNPDTLWVRGSNRSLVSYTDDARSGWVVAQGAIDNLVKGASGQAIQCLNVRFGLEEGAGLGGSAIWP
- a CDS encoding metallophosphoesterase, translated to MDKPDGAIRVLHVSDIHVDVPLRHVPLGGWAGKRLMGGANLVLRRGKHFRRVREKVKVLDRFWREAGVDLVLCTGDYTVLGTEAELAAAREVIAPLTEAPLGFVTVPGNHDVYVPDAVGRFERFFGDLLETDLPDLKTDGDWPIVRLVGDTVAVVAVNSARPNPHPWRSSGRIPDPQLDALPGIFSDSRLAGRFVFVITHYAPRLASGKPDSFTHGLVNAEAFLSQCAAVERGAILHGHVHHCFHLKVEGLRASLFGAGSTTQDDREGLWLFDIEPDRVRAARGGWVGDRYALTGSPFEVR
- a CDS encoding TIGR02757 family protein, which encodes MAPRLTRSERLGQRLDALVASHDAAARRETDPVGLVHRAPRAEQEVVGLVAALIAFGNVVAIRASVKRALAALGPRPTEIVDAASRDELTARLDGFVHRVYRGEHLATLLANAGRVRREEGSLGASFARRLEARGDFREALAELADDLRGPDADRGLSHLVPDPRAGSACKRLLLYMRWMVRPADGVDLGLWPVSPAHLVIPVDTHIHRIARNVRLTERKTASWKTAEEITAQLRRFDPEDPVKYDFALCHLGVSRQCPSKRDPVKCGACVLREVCRHQRRR
- a CDS encoding 1-acyl-sn-glycerol-3-phosphate acyltransferase, whose protein sequence is MNEARTQSQRPSEAPRPMVEDPGLSTLEQPEPGTFEPNRALRWLYARFFRHMGIDEKWSHHVRESAANGIVVYVMRSISVLDFLCLDYLVKRFRLPLVRFVNDLGLWILEPFGRGGRRLRLRRQVPQEEALAKVIHEQESALLFLRRPPALGEKRTGQGLDVDLIRTLVEQARKVDRPILLVPQTFVWTKRPPNKKPTLMDLVFGPSEWPGRLRVFLRFLLNYRNAQLRSGEPFDLSAFLDEHQDLTDAEAADRIRYAVLRRMERERQIVLGPAKKTAGRIREELIRSPRVRVHIERHARDHKMSIEKAEREADKELRKLCAMMDPNAVNLFARVLTWVFTRIYDGFVVDQEGLERVREAARRGPIILLPSHKSHVDYLVLSYVMAQNAVSPPLIAAGDNLSFFPIGPLLRRSGAFFIRRSFRGRRLYTALVDAYLRKILVEGWNVEFFMEGGRSRTGKLLPPKLGLLSMVVDAGLKLPSAKVSFVPISVGYERVIEQGAYAHELGGGEKEPESVGGLLRTSTVLRSRYGRLYIQFGEIFELDELLAEAARLRGDPSEGETEDPRELRPAERRALINRIAHRVTHEIDRVTTVTPAALVATALMSHRKRGMTRDDLRERAAWLLSALSRFGARIAKPVIEGDADYRPGQPLSVSEARALLRADALEETIALFADAKLVQTDEVEGEHVLTVPSDRRIALEYHENTLISFFVPSALISAALLALSNGEEAGPLEDRLRERVANLSRLFKYEFMFRADATFDEIFDDALGRMIEAGEIERDGDGLRPVEDSLVPVYAELLRSYFESYRLTALCLDALPQGEAKKKDWVKQTLARGRRLFATGEIELEEALSRQKIENALSAFHDLGLVKVSRESVERGAALSDREVLARWDRRLKRYLRR
- the rplM gene encoding 50S ribosomal protein L13, whose product is MLTHTTRAVTTDEVERKWHVVDATDQPLGRLASEIAKVLRGKHNPAFTPNTDTGDFVVVVNAEKVRLTGNKLNQKHLYTHSGIPGGLKSESYRLLLQRKPEIAIEKAVRGMLPKTKLGRKLRAKLKVYGGPTHPHAAQKPEPLKL
- the rpsI gene encoding 30S ribosomal protein S9; the encoded protein is MPQATIHGRPYGTGKRKNAIARVFLSPGEGTVTVNGRTFEDYFPREVLRMVVQQPFDLLEARGKFDVQATVTGGGVAAQAEAVRHGISRALLNVDAEHRGTLKKAGFLTRDSRKKERKKPGQPGARKKFQYSKR